The genomic window GATGGCTTCTTGCAGTGAGGTGGGCAGCTGTTCGACGCCGAGCGAGACGCGTTCGGCCTCCGCCAAGCCTGCCACGTTGATATCCACAGTATCACCCGGAACGAGTTTGCGGCGCACGCCATCGAGGCCGGACGAGACGACGACGGCCAAAGCAAGATACGGATTGCATGACGGATCGGGCGAGCGAAGTTCGACGCGAGCGCCCGCTCCGTGTTCGGGCGGCACGCGGATCAGGGCGCTCTTCGCGCGTTCGGACCACGACGCGTAACACGGTGCATCGTAACCGGGTACGAGGCGCTTGTACGAATTGATCGTCGGATTGGTGATCGCGGTGAAGCCGCGCGCATGTGCGAGCAATCCGCCGACATACGCCAAGCCGATTTCGCTCAGACGCGGCGCCGTAGGACGGGCCGCTTCCGATGCATCCGACTCCGAGAACGCGTTCGCGCCATCGCGCGTGAGATGCTGGATGATGTGGAGGCCGCTGCCGTCCTCGTTGGCATGCGGCTTTGGCATGAACGTCGCATGCAATCCATGACGGGCAGCAACGGTCTTCACGACAAAGCGAACCGTCGCTATCGCGTCGGCGAGGGCGAGAGGATCGGCGCCCGCGAGATCGATCTCGTGCTGACCGCGCGCGACTTCGTGATGGGTCGCCTCCACACGGATACCCATCTCTTCGAGCGCGATCGAAACATCGCGTCGCGCGACATCCCCGCGATCGATCGGGCTCAGGTCGAAATATGAACCGCGATCCGCGGTCACAGTGGTGGGCTGGCCCTCGGGACCGTGTTCGAAAAGGAAGAACTCGATCTCGGCGCCGGCGTGCACTGCAAAGCCGTCGGCCCGCGCGCCATCGATCGCGCGCCGCAGCGTGCTTCGCGGGCAGCCTTCGAATGGCGAGCCGTCGGGATTCATCACGTCGCATATCAAGCGCGCTTCGAGCGGTGCGCCCTGGACGGTGGGCAACACGGCGAATGTCGAGATATCGGGTGCGAGATACATGTCGGCTTCTTCGAAGCGGACGAAGCCCTCGATGCATGAACCGTCGAAGACGATATTCCCCTCGAGTGCCGCGTCCAACTCGTTGACGGGGATCGCGACGTTTTTTGTGACGCCATGGATGTCGCTGAACTGCAGCCGCGCGAAACGGATGCCTTGTTCCTTGGCTCGTTTGATGAGCTCGCGTTTTGTCATGATTGGCTTGCGTCCTCGCCGCGATGCATCTGCCGTATGGCGAGCGCCGCTCGCACGGAGAGCTGGTCTTTCGGAGATTTGAGGTCGATCTTCAAGATCTGCGAGATCTGGTTGAGCCGGTAGAAGATCGTGTGACGATGCACCGACAGACGTTCGGCCGCGATCTTCACGTTTTCGCCGGCCTCGACATAGAGCCGCAGTGTGTGCAGCAGGTCGGTACGATGTCTGCGATCGTAGGCAGCGAGCGGTTCGAGCGCCGCTTCCGCGAATGCGGCGAAGGCGTCGCGGTCGGCGCCCGCGTGCAGCAGCGCGTACAGACCGAGGTCGGCATACGTCGTGACCGAGTTTCGTCCGAAGAGGCGACAGCCCAGCGTCAGCGCTTGGCGCGCTTGGGCGACGGACTCGGGCAGATCGAGAAGATCCGGCCGGTGGCCGCCGACGCCGCAAGCGACCGAGCGCGCGGTGCCCGCTTGCACGAGCACGCGCACTGCATGCGCCGCCGCTTGACGCGCGCGCGCGACGTCGGCCTGGTTCTTCACCGGGAAGAGCGCAAGCGGCGCGCTGGAGGGTATCGGCGCTAAGACCGCGTCGGCGGCCGCGAGCGCCTGCGCAAGTGCATCGCGCGCGGTCTGCGGCGCCGCGCCTTCGACGTCGAAGACCGCGGCGACCAGCGACGGCGGCAACGTGACGCCCGCCTCGGCGGCCTCATCGCGCAAGGCGTGGACGTCCACGAATCCGCCGCTCAAATACCGCTCCCAAAACGTCCGGCGCGCCTGCGCACGCCCGCTCCCGCGTCGCACGCATTCAACACCCGCCGCTCCGGCGACGACGCGCAACGCGGCGGCGGCATGGCTCGGAGCCTTGCCATTGAGGAAAAGCGTCACATGCCCGGCGTTTCCTTCAGATGCGCCGCCGGGCATGGATGCGCACAAGGCCGAGATAGATTCGGTGACTTTTGCGCGCACGATGCCGTCGCGGCTGGGCTGATCGCCGTGAAGCGCAGCAAAACTCGCAGGCAAAGCGCCGAGGCCGGCGCGGGATTCCGCTGCCGCCAAATGGCGCCACTGATCATCTTCGATCAGCACCGCGCCTTCGGTCGCATCAGCGAGCAGTTGCGCGAGCGCCTTCAGACCGCCGCCGCCCGTGATGACGCGCGCCGCACGCTCGGCGAGGCCTGCGAGATCGTCAGCGTTCAAAGGGGACGACGCATTCAGACGAGACCACGGCCTTAAGTACCGACGCGGCTCTTGGCTCGCGAACGTCCCATGCGCGGCAGCATCTTTCGCAGCTTCTCCGGCAGCACGACGTCCATGGCGTCGTCCACAGTCACGATGCCTTGCATGTGCCCGGCATCATCCACGACCGGCACCGCCAAGAAATCGTAGCGCGCGATCATCGACGCGATCTCTTCACGCGAGTCGTTTGTGTGTGCGGTCACCACATCGTCGATCATGATGTCCGCGACCTTGGCGTTCGGATCGGCGGTGATGAGATCGCGCAGCGTGACGACGCCGATGATGCTTTCTTTGTCGTCCAGGACGTAGACGTAGTAGACGAGCTCGGCGTCTTTGGCGCCGTTGCGTATGTGCGCAAACGCATCGGTCACGGTCAAACCCGGCGGAATCCAAAGATACTCCGTGGTCATGAGTCCGCCGGCCGACTCTTCGTCGTGGGAGAGCAGTTCGCGTACGTCCTGCGCTTCTTCGGGCTCCATGAGATTGAGGATCTCGAGCTGCTTCTCGGGTTCGACTTCGCTCAGCAGGTCGGCGGCGTCGTCGGGCTCCATGTTCTCGATGATGTCCGCCGCGCGATCCGGCTTGATGTCCTCGAGGATCGAAAGCTGCGTGTCGACATCGAGCTGCTCGAAGGCGTCGGCTGCCGTCTCTTCATCCAGCGAACCCATGAGCGACGCTTGATCGGCAGCGTTGAGATCTTCGATGATCGCAGCGAGATCGGCAGGATGGATGCGCTGCATCTTGTCTTGCGGCACCCGCAGGCGAATCGGGTCGCCGGCTTCGTTGCGATGCAGCGGCTGCACGGTATCCCACGAGATCAGCGCATTGCGGATCCCCGGGCGCGACGCTTTCTCGAGCAGCCGCTGGCCGAGCCCGCGTAGGCCAAGCCGGCGCAAGAGTCCCGACATGCCGATGTCTGCGGCGATGACGCGCAAGCTGTCGCCGGCCGGTGCGAGTTTTAGGTCGTTGATGCGCACGACCTTACGGCCGTCGACGTCGAGGATCTGCTTGTCTAAGAGGTCCTTGCGCAGCAGGAGCTCGCCCGCCGGCCGCCCCGATCGGGCGTCGTCGAGCGGTTCGCTCTTCAGGGTGACGTTGTGTTCGTCAATCGCCGCGACCGTCGCAAACGGCGCATACAGCAGCGCGCCGTCGTTTGCTCGCACGAGGACGCCGGAGATCGGCGGGAATGCCTCGTCGCTGCCCGCGATGGACAGGTCCTCGAGCTTCCCGAAGCGTTTGTTCGCAAGCGTGACGGCGCGTCCGCACAACTCGCTGACGAACTCCTCGCGTAGTTCCATGGCGTCGCCTTCTCCAGCGTGTTACGCGCCTTTGGCTTCTCTGATCGAACGATCCAAGATATCGATGGCGCGATCGATCTGCTCGCGATCGACGACAAGCGCCGGAGTAAAGCGAATCGCGGAAAAACCGCACGGCAGAACCATGAGGCCATGCCGGTAACAGGCTGTGGTGACGCGGTCGCGCATCTCCGTATCGTGCTCGCGCGTGACGCGGTTCGTGACGAAGTCCACGGCGAGCATGAGGCC from Candidatus Eremiobacteraceae bacterium includes these protein-coding regions:
- the glnA gene encoding type I glutamate--ammonia ligase, translated to MTKRELIKRAKEQGIRFARLQFSDIHGVTKNVAIPVNELDAALEGNIVFDGSCIEGFVRFEEADMYLAPDISTFAVLPTVQGAPLEARLICDVMNPDGSPFEGCPRSTLRRAIDGARADGFAVHAGAEIEFFLFEHGPEGQPTTVTADRGSYFDLSPIDRGDVARRDVSIALEEMGIRVEATHHEVARGQHEIDLAGADPLALADAIATVRFVVKTVAARHGLHATFMPKPHANEDGSGLHIIQHLTRDGANAFSESDASEAARPTAPRLSEIGLAYVGGLLAHARGFTAITNPTINSYKRLVPGYDAPCYASWSERAKSALIRVPPEHGAGARVELRSPDPSCNPYLALAVVVSSGLDGVRRKLVPGDTVDINVAGLAEAERVSLGVEQLPTSLQEAIAALDEDALVRAALGDHSYHRFREAKLAEWEDYRLQVHPWEYEAYLQL
- a CDS encoding helix-turn-helix domain-containing protein; its protein translation is MNADDLAGLAERAARVITGGGGLKALAQLLADATEGAVLIEDDQWRHLAAAESRAGLGALPASFAALHGDQPSRDGIVRAKVTESISALCASMPGGASEGNAGHVTLFLNGKAPSHAAAALRVVAGAAGVECVRRGSGRAQARRTFWERYLSGGFVDVHALRDEAAEAGVTLPPSLVAAVFDVEGAAPQTARDALAQALAAADAVLAPIPSSAPLALFPVKNQADVARARQAAAHAVRVLVQAGTARSVACGVGGHRPDLLDLPESVAQARQALTLGCRLFGRNSVTTYADLGLYALLHAGADRDAFAAFAEAALEPLAAYDRRHRTDLLHTLRLYVEAGENVKIAAERLSVHRHTIFYRLNQISQILKIDLKSPKDQLSVRAALAIRQMHRGEDASQS
- a CDS encoding CBS domain-containing protein codes for the protein MELREEFVSELCGRAVTLANKRFGKLEDLSIAGSDEAFPPISGVLVRANDGALLYAPFATVAAIDEHNVTLKSEPLDDARSGRPAGELLLRKDLLDKQILDVDGRKVVRINDLKLAPAGDSLRVIAADIGMSGLLRRLGLRGLGQRLLEKASRPGIRNALISWDTVQPLHRNEAGDPIRLRVPQDKMQRIHPADLAAIIEDLNAADQASLMGSLDEETAADAFEQLDVDTQLSILEDIKPDRAADIIENMEPDDAADLLSEVEPEKQLEILNLMEPEEAQDVRELLSHDEESAGGLMTTEYLWIPPGLTVTDAFAHIRNGAKDAELVYYVYVLDDKESIIGVVTLRDLITADPNAKVADIMIDDVVTAHTNDSREEIASMIARYDFLAVPVVDDAGHMQGIVTVDDAMDVVLPEKLRKMLPRMGRSRAKSRVGT